The following are from one region of the Epinephelus fuscoguttatus linkage group LG11, E.fuscoguttatus.final_Chr_v1 genome:
- the akirin2 gene encoding akirin-2 has product MACGATLKRTLDFDPLMSQASPKRRRCAPMVSPVSSPQKYLRMEPSPFGEVSSRLTTEEILHNIKQEYKRLQKRRHLDTAFQQAESCCPLDLQNIHSGAALPGTSSGASSPTRKEQPLFSLRQVGMICERLLKEREDKIREEYDEILTTKLAEQYDAFVKFTHDQLMRRFGEQPASYVS; this is encoded by the exons ATGGCTTGCGGGGCTACTCTGAAAAGGACTCTGGACTTTGATCCGCTAATGAGCCAGGCTTCACCCAAAAGAAGGAGGTGCGCCCCGATGGTGTCCCCGGTCTCTTCACCACAGAAATATTTGCGTATGGAGCCGTCGCCGTTTGGGGAAGTGTCGTCCAGACTCACCACAG AGGAAATTCTACACAACATCAAACAAGAGTACAAGCGTCTGCAGAAGCGACGACACCTGGACACTGCTTTCCAGCAGGCAGAGAGTTGCTGTCCTCTGGACCTGCAGAACATCCACAGTGGAGCTGCCCTACCAG GTACATCCTCGGGTGCCTCATCCCCCACCAGAAAAGAGCAGCCTTTATTCTCCCTCAGACAGGTCGGGATGATTTGTGAAAGACTGCTGAAAGAGCGAGAGGACAAAATCCGTGAGGAGTACGACGAGATACTAACGACAAAGCTCGccg AGCAATATGATGCGTTTGTCAAGTTCACACATGATCAACTGATGCGAAGGTTTGGAGAGCAGCCTGCTAGCT ATGTTTCCTGA